The proteins below come from a single Mugil cephalus isolate CIBA_MC_2020 chromosome 7, CIBA_Mcephalus_1.1, whole genome shotgun sequence genomic window:
- the pde1cb gene encoding calcium/calmodulin-dependent 3',5'-cyclic nucleotide phosphodiesterase 1C isoform X6 has product MESPTKEIEEFESTALKYLQPEQIEKIWLRLRGLLRCLVKQLERGEASLADLKKNLEYAASVLESVYIEETRRLVDTEDELSDIQSESVPSEVRDWLASTFTRQMGLMLRRNEEKPRFRSIVHAVQAGIFVERMYRRTSNMVGLSYPATVISVLKNVDKWSFDVFALNEASGDHALKFIFYELLTRYDLISRFKIPISAVVSFVEALEVGYSKHKNPYHNLIHAADVTQTVHYLLLKTGMVHWLTELEIFAMIFAAAVHDYEHTGTTNNFHIQTRSDTAILYNDRSVLESHHVSAAYRLLQDDDEMNILYNLSKDDWRELRALVVEMVLATDMSCHFQQVKAMKNFLQQPEGIDKPKALSLLLHTADISHPAKSWDVHHRWTTSLLEEFFRQGDKEAELGLPFSPLCDRKSTMVAQSQIGFIDFIVVPTFTVLTDMMERIVTPLIDEASHSGFAGFRRSSLNSISSDEAKRHSIKSADSSSSGQSSLLTVDMKNFKALWNEEVYQNRERWKAQAAKEAEERAKKEAEELAQQEEAMEPQEPQESEQPEPKEDKLEEEAPESAEVSRPPDGNTGETEQAAPPGSATHKNPPLQNGELSEGAESPEDEEKKNKGVDAEAVME; this is encoded by the exons ATTACGATGCCTGGTGAAGCaactggagagaggagaggcttCCCTCGCTGACCTCAAGAAGAACCTCGAGTATGCAGCGTCTGTGCTGGAATCTGTTTACATCGAGGAGACAAG GCGCTTGGTGGACACAGAGGATGAGCTCAGCGACATCCAGTCGGAGTCGGTGCCTTCGGAGGTGCGGGACTGGCTGGCCTCCACCTTCACCAGACAGATGGGCCTGATGCTGCGGCGCAATGAGGAAAAGCCGCGCTTCCGCAGCATCGTCCACGCCGTCCAGGCTGGCATATTTGTTGAGAG GATGTACCGACGTACCTCCAATATGGTGGGACTCAGCTACCCTGCGACTGTCATATCTGTGCTTAAG AATGTTGACAAGTGGTCGTTTGACGTGTTCGCCCTAAACGAAGCCAGCGGGGACCACGCGCTCAAATTCATATTCTACGAGTTGCTCACGAGATATGATCTCATCAGCCGTTTCAAG ATCCCGATATCTGCGGTGGTGTCATTCGTGGAGGCCTTAGAAGTTGGCTACAGCAAACATAAAAACCCCTATCACAACCTGATCCACGCTGCTGACGTCACACAGACTGTTCACTACCTGCTGCTGAAGACTGGCATGGTG CATTGGCTGACTGAGCTTGAGATCTTTGCCATGATCTTTGCGGCGGCCGTGCACGACTACGAGCACACGGGGACCACAAACAACTTCCACATTCAGACAAG GTCAGACACAGCCATCCTGTACAATGACCGCTCAGTGCTGGAGAGTCACCATGTCAGCGCGGCCTACCGCCTGCTGCAGGACGACGATGAGATGAACATCCTCTACAACCTCTCCAAGGATGACTGGAG AGAGCTGCGGGctctggtggtggagatggTGCTGGCCACAGATATGTCCTGCCACTTCCAGCAGGTTAAGGCCATGAAGAACTTCCTACAACAGCCTGAGGG CATAGACAAGCCCAAAGCTCTGTCCCTGCTGCTGCACACCGCCGACATCAGCCACCCAGCCAAAAGCTGGGACGTCCACCACCGCTGGACCACCTCCCTGCTCGAGGAGTTCTTCAGACAG gGGGACAAAGAAGCTGAGCTCGGGCTGCCGTTCTCTCCGCTCTGCGACCGAAAGTCGACGATGGTGGCGCAGTCCCAGATCG GGTTCATAGACTTCATCGTGGTGCCCACCTTCACCGTGCTAACAGACATGATGGAGCGTATCGTCACGCCGCTCATTGACGAGGCCTCCCATTCAGGTTTCGCCGGCTTCAGGCGTTCAAG tctgaATAGTATTAGCTCGGATGAAGCCAAGAGGCACAGCATCAAGAGCGCTGACAGCAGCTCGTCCGGCCAGAGCTCTCTGCTGACGGTCGACATGAAGAACTTCAAGGCGTTGTGGAACGAAGAGGTGTATCAGAACAGGGAGAGGTGGAAAGCCCAGGCTGCTAAAG AAGCGGAGGAGAGAGCCAAAAAGGAAGCCGAGGAGCTGGCCCAGCAGGAGGAGGCTATGGAGCCCCAGGAGCCCCAGGAATCCGAACAGCCTGAACCAAAGGAGGacaaactggaggaggaggcgcccGAGTCGGCAGAGGTCAGCAGACCGCCAGATGGCAACACAGGGGAAACGGAGCAGGCAGCGCCGCCCGGGAGCGCCACGCACAAGAATCCTCCACTGCAGAACG GAGAGTTGTCAGAAGGGGCTGAATCTCCAGAggatgaagaaaagaagaacaaaggagTCGATG CAGAGGCAGTGATGGAGTAA
- the pde1cb gene encoding calcium/calmodulin-dependent 3',5'-cyclic nucleotide phosphodiesterase 1C isoform X5, with translation MESPTKEIEEFESTALKYLQPEQIEKIWLRLRGLRKYKKTSQRLRCLVKQLERGEASLADLKKNLEYAASVLESVYIEETRRLVDTEDELSDIQSESVPSEVRDWLASTFTRQMGLMLRRNEEKPRFRSIVHAVQAGIFVERMYRRTSNMVGLSYPATVISVLKNVDKWSFDVFALNEASGDHALKFIFYELLTRYDLISRFKIPISAVVSFVEALEVGYSKHKNPYHNLIHAADVTQTVHYLLLKTGMVHWLTELEIFAMIFAAAVHDYEHTGTTNNFHIQTRSDTAILYNDRSVLESHHVSAAYRLLQDDDEMNILYNLSKDDWRELRALVVEMVLATDMSCHFQQVKAMKNFLQQPEGIDKPKALSLLLHTADISHPAKSWDVHHRWTTSLLEEFFRQGDKEAELGLPFSPLCDRKSTMVAQSQIGFIDFIVVPTFTVLTDMMERIVTPLIDEASHSGFAGFRRSSLNSISSDEAKRHSIKSADSSSSGQSSLLTVDMKNFKALWNEEVYQNRERWKAQAAKEAEERAKKEAEELAQQEEAMEPQEPQESEQPEPKEDKLEEEAPESAEVSRPPDGNTGETEQAAPPGSATHKNPPLQNGELSEGAESPEDEEKKNKGVDAEAVME, from the exons ATTACGATGCCTGGTGAAGCaactggagagaggagaggcttCCCTCGCTGACCTCAAGAAGAACCTCGAGTATGCAGCGTCTGTGCTGGAATCTGTTTACATCGAGGAGACAAG GCGCTTGGTGGACACAGAGGATGAGCTCAGCGACATCCAGTCGGAGTCGGTGCCTTCGGAGGTGCGGGACTGGCTGGCCTCCACCTTCACCAGACAGATGGGCCTGATGCTGCGGCGCAATGAGGAAAAGCCGCGCTTCCGCAGCATCGTCCACGCCGTCCAGGCTGGCATATTTGTTGAGAG GATGTACCGACGTACCTCCAATATGGTGGGACTCAGCTACCCTGCGACTGTCATATCTGTGCTTAAG AATGTTGACAAGTGGTCGTTTGACGTGTTCGCCCTAAACGAAGCCAGCGGGGACCACGCGCTCAAATTCATATTCTACGAGTTGCTCACGAGATATGATCTCATCAGCCGTTTCAAG ATCCCGATATCTGCGGTGGTGTCATTCGTGGAGGCCTTAGAAGTTGGCTACAGCAAACATAAAAACCCCTATCACAACCTGATCCACGCTGCTGACGTCACACAGACTGTTCACTACCTGCTGCTGAAGACTGGCATGGTG CATTGGCTGACTGAGCTTGAGATCTTTGCCATGATCTTTGCGGCGGCCGTGCACGACTACGAGCACACGGGGACCACAAACAACTTCCACATTCAGACAAG GTCAGACACAGCCATCCTGTACAATGACCGCTCAGTGCTGGAGAGTCACCATGTCAGCGCGGCCTACCGCCTGCTGCAGGACGACGATGAGATGAACATCCTCTACAACCTCTCCAAGGATGACTGGAG AGAGCTGCGGGctctggtggtggagatggTGCTGGCCACAGATATGTCCTGCCACTTCCAGCAGGTTAAGGCCATGAAGAACTTCCTACAACAGCCTGAGGG CATAGACAAGCCCAAAGCTCTGTCCCTGCTGCTGCACACCGCCGACATCAGCCACCCAGCCAAAAGCTGGGACGTCCACCACCGCTGGACCACCTCCCTGCTCGAGGAGTTCTTCAGACAG gGGGACAAAGAAGCTGAGCTCGGGCTGCCGTTCTCTCCGCTCTGCGACCGAAAGTCGACGATGGTGGCGCAGTCCCAGATCG GGTTCATAGACTTCATCGTGGTGCCCACCTTCACCGTGCTAACAGACATGATGGAGCGTATCGTCACGCCGCTCATTGACGAGGCCTCCCATTCAGGTTTCGCCGGCTTCAGGCGTTCAAG tctgaATAGTATTAGCTCGGATGAAGCCAAGAGGCACAGCATCAAGAGCGCTGACAGCAGCTCGTCCGGCCAGAGCTCTCTGCTGACGGTCGACATGAAGAACTTCAAGGCGTTGTGGAACGAAGAGGTGTATCAGAACAGGGAGAGGTGGAAAGCCCAGGCTGCTAAAG AAGCGGAGGAGAGAGCCAAAAAGGAAGCCGAGGAGCTGGCCCAGCAGGAGGAGGCTATGGAGCCCCAGGAGCCCCAGGAATCCGAACAGCCTGAACCAAAGGAGGacaaactggaggaggaggcgcccGAGTCGGCAGAGGTCAGCAGACCGCCAGATGGCAACACAGGGGAAACGGAGCAGGCAGCGCCGCCCGGGAGCGCCACGCACAAGAATCCTCCACTGCAGAACG GAGAGTTGTCAGAAGGGGCTGAATCTCCAGAggatgaagaaaagaagaacaaaggagTCGATG CAGAGGCAGTGATGGAGTAA